Proteins found in one Methylobacter sp. S3L5C genomic segment:
- a CDS encoding RNA-directed DNA polymerase: MGLLDEKYRNLLLTNAYLTDKVVLAQAWKKAHQYIRSTNWYADTFELDRSAIDLDAQLDKWINELEDEKFTFDPLRLVPAPKTERWHFKENNADKAILSLDSPLEDMGAQSFSHAWCPEKEESKTLRPLAHVTIRDQSLMTALMMCLANKVETLQCDTSTELKKIHTKKLVNYGNRLYCTFNEGEANFSWGNSTSYSKYFSDYQRFLARPMYFGGEALQKKVNDEQIYEVHLDLEKFYDRIDRTKLVKKILALCSKEEIIVKRLLTCFENWAWDEESPTIYERVCAENNITIPSGIPQGLVAGGFLSNIYLLDFDHYIGELIGSDLNKGIHLVDYCRYVDDMRLIIVVDKSIKVKSIEDSIHEKLGKKLQDIGLKFNQEKTRVETFRSKKSGISTKLNDIQSKISGPLSINEVDEQLGNLEGLIGLADSLRSNESDKDNTNPLALIDGLNNDVREDTLLRFTANKIHTLLKQKRSLVAQEIGENGKLKAGSWDYLQERMARKFIACWSKDPSLVLMLKKGLELFPDKRILKPVLDQLSIVIKRNKYPKQQKIAGYCLGEIFRHAAVSIHIKERWAFPAHTDVEGFFECLQTLAVDIIENEDDNDKNILEQARFFCLVRNDSCLGKDTKSESFNTITKMMKGFRSISSEMKVADFVANALLAYQLAENKTLVVRAVNCMLEKAVKNFPFKKNSNLKMSHVKIFCKKVAAESPLFFVELVNIATNNDLSWPKSLKKLIDQTGILYLPISGDLKRFNGSVPISLLGVIKRTGNPFAHENAVLALLMAVLNGGKFGVKKDAINNDIVDFKKIIDIANCKVRCQDWSKIQSLDVKLEIVQSDNVEKPIFPVPEWVSENHKPLYRIGIFLRSCLMGSIDWSVMNARVSNQAKYTGLKTSFMKRQLGMMHSPEALNGETAPMSGWVSSLLFHLLQWPGTSIHDDGYDWPIVWDVKALKKLVEDRLKYQKSLFCNMSGIPAYVERVNLDWPKEKQELRVVMVQSLLPLKGDFSDHGLMLDTPVYRARHRRHVAAVAELILHKSYSQNSIDDINYKRANIDLIIWPELAVNNADMDILKCLADKTGAIIFTGLTFTHLPGVDGPNNIAKWIIPKKQASGRQFINRLQGKWNMMQDEVGKVKPWRPYQLLIELVHPAFPKEKGFTLTGTICYDATDIKMTADLKDKSDAYLVVALNKDVNTFDSMVDALYYHMYQHVVLVNTGEFGGSVAKAPYKESYDKLITHVHGTNQVSISSFEMNMFDFRDVGSFYKSGKKLKTRPAG; the protein is encoded by the coding sequence ATGGGATTGCTGGATGAAAAATATCGAAATTTGCTACTAACCAACGCTTATCTAACCGATAAAGTTGTTTTGGCTCAAGCGTGGAAGAAAGCTCACCAATATATCCGCTCTACCAATTGGTATGCTGATACTTTCGAACTTGATCGTTCTGCCATTGATCTGGATGCGCAGCTTGATAAGTGGATTAATGAATTGGAGGATGAAAAATTCACTTTTGATCCACTTCGCTTAGTTCCCGCACCTAAAACTGAGCGTTGGCATTTTAAAGAAAACAATGCAGATAAGGCTATATTGTCCCTAGATTCTCCACTGGAAGATATGGGTGCTCAGAGTTTCTCACACGCTTGGTGTCCCGAAAAGGAAGAATCAAAAACGCTTCGGCCTCTGGCTCATGTGACTATTCGCGATCAATCTTTGATGACTGCTTTAATGATGTGTCTAGCCAATAAAGTGGAAACTCTCCAGTGTGATACCTCAACTGAATTAAAGAAGATACACACAAAGAAATTGGTGAATTATGGCAATCGTCTGTATTGCACATTTAATGAGGGCGAAGCCAACTTTTCCTGGGGTAATAGTACTTCCTACAGTAAATATTTCTCGGATTATCAGCGATTTTTAGCAAGGCCTATGTATTTTGGCGGAGAAGCATTGCAGAAAAAAGTGAATGATGAGCAAATTTATGAAGTACACCTGGACTTGGAGAAATTTTACGACCGTATTGACCGTACAAAATTGGTTAAAAAAATTCTTGCGTTATGTAGCAAAGAAGAAATCATTGTTAAACGGTTGCTAACCTGCTTTGAAAATTGGGCCTGGGATGAAGAAAGTCCAACAATTTATGAGCGCGTTTGCGCTGAAAATAACATCACTATTCCATCAGGGATTCCTCAAGGATTAGTCGCAGGTGGTTTCTTGTCCAATATTTATTTATTAGATTTTGATCATTACATCGGTGAGCTAATTGGTAGTGATCTGAATAAAGGCATTCATCTAGTTGACTATTGTCGTTATGTTGACGATATGCGTTTAATCATTGTTGTTGATAAGAGCATAAAAGTTAAATCTATTGAAGATAGTATCCATGAAAAACTAGGCAAGAAATTACAGGATATTGGTCTGAAGTTTAATCAAGAAAAAACACGGGTTGAAACATTCAGATCAAAGAAAAGTGGCATTTCAACCAAGTTAAATGATATTCAGAGCAAAATTAGTGGGCCTCTTTCTATCAATGAAGTTGATGAGCAGTTAGGTAATCTGGAAGGGCTGATTGGCCTTGCTGACAGCTTGCGCTCGAACGAGAGCGACAAAGATAACACCAATCCGTTAGCTTTAATCGATGGGCTCAATAATGATGTGCGTGAAGATACTTTATTGCGTTTTACCGCTAACAAAATCCATACCTTGCTTAAACAAAAACGCAGCTTGGTTGCTCAGGAAATCGGAGAAAATGGAAAATTAAAAGCCGGTTCATGGGATTATTTACAAGAACGTATGGCCAGAAAGTTTATTGCTTGCTGGAGTAAAGATCCTTCATTGGTATTAATGCTCAAGAAAGGTTTGGAACTATTCCCCGATAAGCGTATTTTAAAACCTGTACTGGATCAGTTAAGCATTGTTATTAAACGCAATAAGTATCCGAAGCAACAAAAAATTGCTGGATATTGTTTAGGTGAGATTTTTCGACATGCAGCAGTATCCATCCATATTAAGGAACGCTGGGCATTTCCTGCTCATACTGATGTTGAAGGATTTTTTGAGTGCTTACAAACCCTCGCCGTTGACATTATCGAAAATGAAGATGACAACGATAAAAATATTTTAGAACAAGCGCGTTTTTTTTGCTTGGTAAGAAATGATTCTTGCTTAGGCAAGGATACAAAAAGCGAAAGTTTTAACACCATCACCAAGATGATGAAAGGCTTTCGTAGCATATCTTCAGAAATGAAAGTGGCAGATTTTGTTGCAAATGCTTTATTAGCATATCAGCTAGCTGAAAATAAAACTTTGGTTGTGAGAGCCGTGAATTGCATGCTGGAAAAAGCTGTAAAGAATTTTCCATTCAAGAAAAATTCAAATCTCAAAATGTCTCATGTGAAGATATTTTGCAAAAAAGTTGCTGCCGAATCACCGCTGTTTTTTGTAGAGCTAGTTAATATCGCCACGAACAATGATTTATCATGGCCAAAGTCACTTAAAAAACTCATTGATCAAACTGGGATCTTATATTTACCTATCTCCGGCGATTTGAAGCGCTTCAATGGATCAGTACCGATCTCACTATTAGGTGTTATTAAACGAACCGGTAACCCCTTTGCTCATGAAAATGCTGTACTTGCATTACTTATGGCCGTACTTAATGGCGGTAAATTTGGTGTTAAAAAAGATGCTATTAACAACGATATTGTTGACTTTAAAAAGATCATTGATATTGCTAATTGTAAGGTACGTTGTCAAGACTGGAGCAAGATCCAATCGCTAGATGTCAAATTAGAAATTGTGCAGTCAGACAATGTTGAGAAACCAATATTCCCGGTGCCTGAATGGGTATCTGAGAATCATAAGCCGTTATACCGGATAGGTATCTTTTTACGTAGTTGCTTAATGGGTAGTATTGACTGGTCAGTTATGAATGCACGGGTGTCTAATCAAGCAAAATATACTGGATTGAAAACCAGCTTTATGAAACGCCAGTTAGGTATGATGCATTCGCCTGAAGCGCTTAACGGTGAAACGGCACCAATGTCTGGCTGGGTATCGAGTTTGTTATTTCATTTACTGCAATGGCCTGGTACTAGCATTCATGATGACGGTTATGATTGGCCAATAGTTTGGGATGTGAAAGCGCTTAAAAAGTTAGTCGAAGATCGTCTTAAATATCAGAAATCGCTATTTTGTAACATGTCTGGCATTCCTGCCTATGTGGAACGAGTAAATTTAGATTGGCCAAAAGAAAAGCAGGAACTTCGTGTTGTGATGGTGCAATCATTACTGCCGCTGAAAGGTGATTTTTCTGACCATGGGCTGATGCTCGATACACCGGTATATAGAGCCAGGCATCGCCGCCATGTGGCAGCTGTTGCAGAGTTGATTTTGCATAAATCTTACAGTCAAAACAGTATAGATGATATCAACTACAAAAGAGCCAATATTGATCTCATTATTTGGCCTGAGTTAGCTGTTAATAACGCCGATATGGATATTCTCAAATGTTTAGCTGATAAAACCGGTGCAATCATTTTTACGGGTTTAACATTCACACATTTACCTGGTGTGGACGGCCCTAACAATATTGCAAAATGGATAATTCCAAAAAAACAGGCAAGCGGTCGTCAGTTTATAAACCGCCTACAAGGTAAATGGAATATGATGCAAGATGAGGTTGGCAAAGTTAAGCCTTGGCGACCGTACCAATTATTGATTGAACTTGTGCATCCAGCATTTCCAAAAGAAAAAGGATTTACGTTAACGGGTACTATCTGTTATGACGCCACCGACATCAAAATGACCGCTGATTTGAAAGATAAATCTGACGCTTATTTGGTTGTTGCTTTAAATAAAGATGTGAACACGTTTGATTCCATGGTTGATGCTTTGTATTACCACATGTACCAGCATGTAGTGTTGGTCAATACGGGGGAATTTGGTGGCTCAGTGGCCAAAGCTCCCTATAAGGAAAGCTACGACAAATTAATAACCCATGTACATGGTACTAATCAGGTTTCAATTTCGTCTTTTGAGATGAATATGTTTGATTTTAGGGATGTTGGGTCATTTTATAAGTCAGGTAAAAAACTTAAGACTAGGCCTGCGGGATAA
- a CDS encoding site-specific integrase — MSIYKRNDTWWIQITTANGERIQRSSGTQVKQEAQELHDKIKAEAWRVKNLGAKPRHTWQEAVIRWLSERSHKKSLHTDKVHLRWLNAHLNNKHIDEINKSLIDAIKQDKLKTGASNGTVNRVLALLRSMLSCAKDEWEWLDTIPTVKLLPEPKIRLRWLSHDEADRLLKELPEHLKAMAEFTLVTGLRESNVTGLQWSQLDMKRHCAWIHADQAKAEKAIAVPLGADALEVIRAQLGKNESFVFTYEGKPVTRANNHAWRKALIRADIKEFRWHDLRHTWASWHVQNGTPLNVLKELGGWADLTMVMRYAHLSSDHLKEYTGNASLKKEGRVAVLKEKTTTP; from the coding sequence ATGTCAATCTACAAACGCAATGATACGTGGTGGATTCAAATCACCACAGCAAACGGCGAGCGAATACAACGCTCTTCTGGGACTCAAGTAAAACAGGAAGCACAAGAACTACACGACAAAATAAAAGCCGAAGCATGGCGGGTGAAAAACTTGGGAGCCAAACCCCGCCACACTTGGCAAGAAGCAGTCATACGATGGTTAAGCGAGCGTAGCCACAAAAAAAGCCTGCACACTGATAAAGTGCATTTGCGATGGCTAAACGCGCACTTAAATAATAAACACATTGATGAAATAAACAAGTCTTTGATTGATGCAATCAAACAGGACAAGTTAAAAACCGGCGCAAGCAACGGCACGGTTAACAGGGTTCTGGCATTACTCAGGTCAATGCTGAGTTGTGCAAAAGATGAATGGGAGTGGCTTGATACCATTCCTACGGTTAAATTATTACCCGAACCCAAAATAAGGTTACGGTGGCTCTCGCATGATGAAGCAGATCGGTTGCTAAAGGAATTACCGGAGCACTTAAAAGCAATGGCAGAATTCACCTTGGTAACAGGCTTGCGGGAATCCAATGTAACCGGCTTGCAATGGTCACAACTGGATATGAAAAGGCACTGTGCCTGGATACATGCAGACCAGGCCAAAGCAGAAAAAGCCATTGCCGTGCCCTTGGGTGCTGATGCACTGGAAGTTATTAGAGCGCAATTAGGTAAAAATGAATCTTTTGTTTTTACTTATGAAGGCAAACCCGTAACCCGTGCCAATAATCACGCCTGGCGTAAAGCGTTAATTCGTGCTGACATCAAAGAGTTTAGATGGCATGATTTACGCCATACTTGGGCAAGCTGGCATGTTCAGAACGGCACACCGCTGAATGTTTTAAAAGAACTCGGTGGATGGGCTGATTTAACAATGGTTATGAGGTACGCGCACTTATCCAGCGACCATCTAAAAGAATATACCGGCAATGCCAGTCTAAAAAAAGAAGGTAGAGTAGCTGTTTTGAAGGAAAAAACAACTACTCCCTAA
- a CDS encoding DUF2442 domain-containing protein: protein MKLINIEPKDNYILRIFLDDDSIVDFDVKAEMERIPCYKPLYDSSLFKQVKFKNKRIYWSDQFDFHLDQILERGHIVNFDKKTEVQ from the coding sequence ATGAAATTGATTAATATAGAGCCTAAAGATAATTATATCCTGCGCATTTTCTTGGATGATGACTCAATCGTTGATTTTGATGTTAAGGCAGAAATGGAGCGTATACCTTGTTACAAGCCACTTTATGACAGTAGCTTGTTTAAACAGGTGAAGTTTAAAAATAAACGGATTTATTGGAGTGACCAGTTTGATTTTCACTTGGATCAAATTTTGGAACGTGGACACATTGTTAATTTTGATAAAAAAACAGAGGTGCAATAA
- a CDS encoding DUF4160 domain-containing protein, with protein sequence MPTISIFYGIQIMMYFYDNGKHNMPHIHAEYQDDEAVFSILDGDVISGSLPRKQTRLVQAWIELYQESLMVDWKLAVTGQEPLRIEPLR encoded by the coding sequence ATGCCTACCATATCTATTTTTTATGGCATCCAAATTATGATGTACTTTTATGATAATGGAAAACACAACATGCCACACATTCATGCTGAATATCAAGATGACGAAGCCGTGTTTTCAATTTTGGATGGTGATGTTATTTCAGGTAGCTTGCCACGTAAACAGACACGTTTGGTACAAGCCTGGATTGAGTTATACCAAGAATCTTTAATGGTAGACTGGAAGTTGGCGGTAACCGGTCAAGAACCACTTCGTATAGAGCCTTTAAGATAA
- a CDS encoding helix-turn-helix domain-containing protein, whose translation METLNLNQAAQFLIMNAEVLRRKASTGEVPGRKTGKRWVFIKEHLADWVSGRYPDRGQGLRVIDGGLTTNGVIETCQSTNAMIRGGFKSPQQTASEYNALLGLK comes from the coding sequence ATGGAAACTCTCAATCTTAACCAGGCGGCACAATTTTTAATAATGAACGCCGAGGTATTACGGCGCAAAGCCAGCACGGGCGAAGTGCCGGGGCGAAAAACCGGAAAAAGATGGGTATTTATCAAAGAACATCTTGCCGATTGGGTAAGTGGTCGTTATCCTGATCGTGGGCAAGGCTTGCGCGTGATTGATGGTGGCTTAACTACAAATGGAGTTATTGAAACATGTCAATCTACAAACGCAATGATACGTGGTGGATTCAAATCACCACAGCAAACGGCGAGCGAATACAACGCTCTTCTGGGACTCAAGTAA
- a CDS encoding antirestriction protein ArdA — protein MNITLYPLGAYVSGYCLPFTIELDGLDQAGYSQAVSAGLYAATYKKGDGNVLSSRCLRCDTVVIASVEKVCACCGNVYIEVKQTDEEWIVCDYEDIPEQFVGEYDLSSDFFAYSEFMATTALEAAVIDAGLACGLDLLQIEAAYQGRYDSDADFAEHYAEDTGALDTALAWPYTCIDWDYAARELMHDYSEQDQHYFYIS, from the coding sequence ATGAATATTACATTATATCCCCTGGGCGCTTATGTGTCCGGTTATTGTCTGCCGTTTACCATCGAGTTGGATGGACTTGATCAGGCAGGTTATAGTCAGGCGGTCAGCGCCGGGCTTTATGCCGCCACTTATAAAAAAGGCGATGGCAATGTGTTGTCGTCGCGCTGTTTGCGTTGCGATACGGTGGTGATCGCTTCGGTAGAAAAAGTCTGTGCGTGTTGCGGCAATGTTTATATAGAGGTCAAGCAAACCGATGAAGAGTGGATCGTCTGCGATTATGAAGACATCCCCGAGCAATTTGTTGGTGAATACGATTTGTCTTCAGATTTTTTTGCCTATTCAGAGTTTATGGCCACGACCGCTTTGGAGGCGGCAGTCATTGATGCAGGTTTGGCGTGTGGTCTGGATTTATTGCAAATCGAAGCCGCTTATCAGGGTCGCTACGACTCGGATGCTGATTTTGCCGAGCACTATGCCGAAGATACCGGTGCGCTTGATACGGCGCTGGCCTGGCCTTATACCTGCATAGATTGGGACTATGCAGCACGCGAATTGATGCACGATTACTCTGAACAAGATCAGCATTATTTTTATATCAGTTAG